The sequence TATGCATCGAAGTACTAGTGAAAGGAACAACTCCAGGGGCttctgagttttggacagaaccaagtattgcatggtcctcggactcaagcctatggggaaaccaactacttagaagaaaaatattgagttttggacagaatcaaggcattgcatggtcctcagactcaagcctatggggaaacccactgttattattattaattagttGTTATTATAACTCCTAGACACACCCCGGACATTGTATGGTCCCTGAACTCTGTCCCATGGAGAGGTTACCCATTAATAATTGGATTGAGCCCTAGACCGAATGGAAGtcccggtctaccctcggatcctcaaCTCCAAGGGAACCAATGCGAATGTGTTTGGGCCCGGTATAACTATACCTCAATCCTTGGATCAGAGGCCATAAAACAATAAGGCCAGGTGTTATCATGAACACGGCTAAAGTCCCTCACTACTCGGCAACCCTCTCGGACGGTTCATTTTGGGTTACTCATTCTCGGATGACTGTCTCACGCGCATTACAGAGCACTCagctgttatctcggttagtcttGTAAGTTTAATctactgtaggttggtattattATGCTTGATagtttcaataagttcaaaataatagctttttgttacAAGGTTTTCTGCCCTAAGTATCGTTAAAGGAAAAATACACATGAAATACAtccattcacaaagtaattactgcagaaaagaaagatattTAGAATGAAACagaatcatcttttattaagacaaagaaatagtacaacaTACAACGTACAATGAAGGGGCTTAAGTAAGCCTATACTAAAAGCTAACTacataagcaaaaagaaaagatacaagggagagaagaagaagcagaagaagaagaagcagaagaagaagaaacagaagaagaagaagtagaaacacCAGGGTGGCCccggtgatgggaaagaagaagaaggggaggcagAAAGAGACACCactgaaggaagagaggaggaagcAGGGATACTTAATCCCCGCATcaaccctgactcctaacacgaaGGTGCCATATTAGCAACGCTCGCGATAGAGCGGATGGTGCTGACGACGAGAAATTCCActgctgtcgcaccaaaaatctgacgTGACCAGCatctgcttcggattttggctgaaagaggtGGAGGAATCACTCCCACCTTGTGAAAGCGGAGAGCTGTCTTGAGTCTCTGTCTTCCCTGCCCTGACCGCGCCATCCTAAGCCTCGGAAGGACCCAGTGCTTCTGAAGCGGGTGTGGTTCCTTCATCTCCATTTGTGCCTCAAACATCACTCTAAGGTTTAATTGCACTGGCAATGAAAACCTTAAGCACAGCTGAAGGATTAGGAATTTGAAAGGGGTGAAGGGTTTTTACGTAAAGAGAGTAACCTCCTATCCTGCTTCTTATATATAGGGCAAGTTAGCAGCATTTAATCTATGCAGGTTTCCAAGAAATGCTACAGACGAGATAGTTTTTACTCAACTCCCAACACCGTCTGCAACTATAGGATTTGGgtagcctcgtaaaggggacATATTAAAGACGCACCTCGAGCAACGAAGCGGCAGAAGCGCATCGTGAGTAAATCTAGAAGAATGTCTCGTAATCCGGCGCAGCTCCCAAGCAAATGAAGAGACACTGATATTAATGAAGGATGAAAGCTGGGCAAGCCATGATGTAGGTCCGACACCATCAAAATCCTTCTCCCCAACCAGGAGGTCGGgtagtaggattttgaggggctattgtggggccagagaatttacAACTCTgacccactttacattagggcccaaaaCCTAAGCCGAGGAGAACAATTGCTGAAGACGcataataaaagtccaaaaaagGGCCTAAGGATTTGGCCGAGGATGATCTTATGCTCGGCACCCCACAGGACGCCTGAAGGAAAGGACGAGCTCAGTACAGGGGCAGGATAAGTGAAAAAGCTACCAATACTGTAATAAAGAACTCTGCGTCTGACAGGTCCATGCCCTTCACCATGctattcaacttttacaactactcccaaccactctaggtatgggctgataggacaagtctcTGCCCCAGAAAgtgaaacttacacgtggacattaAAAGGAAagtaaatactagtataaaagggaagaagaaccaAGGGGGAAGGggatctccccccccccccccatagAGGAAGAAGTCctaaaagagggagaatgaGAAGAACACTAAACTCCTCGGACGGAGTCTGAGGACCAAAACCCCCACAGGCCGCATCGAAGGAAGGTTTTGCTAGTCACGCCAGGTCCACCCTTGTATAAATTTCCATAAAAACCGTGACTAGACCACtatctggtgaccaaggcctagtctttcaagcccacactctacaaattatattgttcgggccttttacgtacgagcccaatatCATTTGTGGGTCGTTACTAATTGTGTCCTTATAGCTTATTTTTAGACATTGTTTTCCATTAAATctttttggaaaacaattttatctcaCAACAAGCTAAATAAAGGAAGTtaggaaattgtttttcaactcatttaaaattgctaacaaacattggaaaatgagatagttttatagaaaataatttttaaaaaatgactcattttctaaaaaacatcattattgaaacaaacagagcgtaaaTACTTTTGGTCTTTTAAGTATTTAAGGTGATGTTTTAGTGCTTAAAAAACTTGAACCGATAgcttttaatttctaaaaaaaatttagatatatatatctttaaggAATTAGTTTTTAAGGGTTTTTCTAGCCTATGCTCTAAagacatatattaataaattattttataaaataataactaattaatttgacaattatttcaatttttcataaaaaatttcttaatttattttagtttctaAGGATTAATATATGCTCTTAGGGTTAATATATGAGTTTTACTAATAAAAAGTGagtaactttttaaataaatttttttttaaaatttttataaaaatagtttaaaaaaatgatgattaatgtatatactaaaaaaaaaagttttattaacGTATATTAGTAATCTATTTTagaattttactatttatttatttattattgaaaaatgaaaagaaagaaaaagaaaaacaagaacaaaaacagtaaCAGTGTGCGATATTATTCTTTCTTGTACTCAATCTACTTGAGACACATAAAGATACACTTTGTTAACAAGTTGTaaagagtgaagaagaagagctaGAGGGCACTATAGCGCTATAGATATATACCCCCCATTGGGTGAGCCAAAGACTCACAGTCACATTCACACACAAACAGAGCAACTTCCTCATTTTGTGGCTTTTCAACTTTTCAAGCTTTTTtgctcagagagagagagagagagaatactgAGAATGGAGGAGAGGCCAGAGACAGAGCTGATATCAATACCAGCAACACCAAGAGCTTCAACGCCGGAGATACAGACTCCTTCCGGTCAGAGGTCACCGAGGCCGGCGTCGAACAAGGAAGGGAAGTCATCGACGGCATGGACTCCGTCGTCGTTTATATCGCCGAGGTTTCTGAGTCCGATAGGGACTCCAATGAAGAGGGTGTTGATTAACATGAAGGGTTACTTGGAGGAAGTGGGTCACCTCACTAAGCTGAATCCTCAGGATGCTTGGCTTCCCATCACTGAGTCTCGTAATGGGAATGCTCACTATGCTGCGTTTCATAATCTCAATGCTGGTGTTGGCTTTCAGGCTCTGGTTTTACCTGTTGCCTTTGCTTTTCTGGGCTGGTATGTTACTCTAATTATGCTTATTAGTTACGGATACGGCTTCTGTCCAGTGCACCGGACTTATACACCGGACATCGGACACATGTTTAGTTTGGACACGTGTCTGAATCGTGTCCACCCATTAGTTACTTAGTTTGTCCttcgtttatttattttttttttccgttgaGTTAGGCGTTCtggaagcttttttttttttttttaccttaaaattttaaaagattaaGGCCGTTTGGTTAatgagtttaaaaattaaaaacggTTGTTTAAAAAcatttgtgaaaatatgtgtgaattaaaaaaatgtgtagaaatatgtgtaatgttgtttaattaaaaattgttgtttgaaaacataaaccaaacacccctaaaacATTAATTTACTTACTAGTTTCACgacaattttcacaataaatttgaaGGGGCTGATTATAAGCTgtagaaaaaatattgtaagtTGGTATGAAAATGACAAATAACTAATTTCGTATAAAACAAGGAAAATAAGTGTGAAATTGGTTTAGCCCTAAAACAACTCTTATAGAAAAAATCTAGGATGTGACGAGGTTCTAGGGTTCAATTCATCCGCGAGATTTCTGCGAGAACTTATGAGTAGGTAGAGAGTAAAATAGTACTAGTGGcttacaatattttattaacaagtGTGAACTTTTAAAcatatgataaaatttattacGTCAATATGCAGTCATCTCCCTAGGGCCTATATTAGTGTGTATGCGCTTCACATTACACAATGGAGAGATTTGAGGATATACATCAGATACATGAGACATTGATATGACATCAATCACATCTATTGTTTTATTGTAATAATattgataataaatattttaagcattttttgtttttcctatgaAATTCCAGTTCTgataattgaattgaatttattttcagttttcttttacaatattattACAATTTCCAATTCACATATTTATTGCTATTTCTCTGTTTCCTAGTCTTCTTCTACTAGTCACGTTTTTTCCAAAACGgctctcttttgattccttgcatatttttttatttcctaaagACTATGTTTGTACCTTACATACATCTTTTTTAGTATCAAACACActattttctttactttaatttgaatctcTCTGTGTATGTGTTTGTCTGTCTGTGCTTTCCACAAGAATTTAAGTAAAGTTTTAGAGTTTGTGGGTCTACCAAGCAAGCTCTTTTGTCTTTTGGTTTACTTAAAGTTCATATGATATAATTAAACTTTACTTTTAATAGAAGAAGAATGATCATGCATACTTGAGGCAAGTCATTTCGTGCATTTATCTCTTGCTTTTTGACAAGTTAAATTTAttctagagagaaaaagtaaatcCACAAATCATCAGGGGTCCACAAATCATTCTGTTACTCCTTTTTGAAATAATGACAGAGGGCCCTTTATACTTTGATTATTGCTTGCTTTGCTTTTTCCCTGTCATAATATCCAGTTCTAATCACTGCAAATAGTAACTTATTGCAGCCTTTAATTAGTAGATATTTGTTTTCCCTTGATGTTaagtatattatatattaattaacaaaaaaaaaaaaataataaattaataatagcaTATTCAGTTCAATCTCCTATCTCTATTTCCTAACCAAGGTTGCTTTTTTATGCTCAACCTTAATGGGTTTGGAGCTTTGATTAAGTTGCATAtgctacaacaacaacaacaacaacaaagcttagtatcaaaattttgaaattaattatgGTTCTTTAACAAACTAGTTAGGGTtggccacatgtattctttaATGGATACAACTTTGCAAATCACGGAACAACATAATTTTCTCTAATGAATgactttaatttgaataaaattgcaGCGACAGCCGACTGTTGGCAACAAAAGCAGCATTTTCCTAAACCTTACTCGCAAAATAAAGCCTttatgatttaggttttttCAATTTGTGAATTGGTTGAAGCAGTTCTCATCTGCAGCACAATTAAACCCGTGAGATGCTAAAAACTTAAACAGCATAACTAGGATCCACATTTTAACAATTGAGTAGTAGTTACACAGAACAACTAGCCTCATGTTAATGACCAAATAGCATAGACCTTTCCAGTCAAATATAATTTGTGGTCTAATTAGATAACATCTTACTTCGAACATAGGAGTTTGTTAAAAAGCTTCTTAATGGCCTTGTGAATTTGCCAGTCCTATTTTAGAAAGCCAAGGCTCCCCTGATTTGCATCCCTTGGCTGTATATACTTAGTTGCTCTATACTTTTTTATGTCTCTAGCTAGCTCCAAATGATTCACAAATTGAAGTGTCACCCCCCAATTTCACATTGCATTGTACTATTGCTGTAAATTAAAATGATGGAAAAATTTAGGTCCAGGAAGTTCAAATTCTCCTTCTTCTTGTTGTTTGCCCATTTGGATatttagaagaaaaacaaaTGGATTTTCTTCTGATTTTGTGTAGTTATGGACTCTCTCTACATTGGTGAGGCAAATCTAGGTTGAAAACTTTCATATCTATTAGTCTCTTGATACTGGGAAAGGGAAGGATTACCAAGTGCCAAAGTATTTAAGGGAGGGGGAAAAACTAAAtgggagaaagagaaaacagcCTGCAGCTTGCTGCCTTATATCTGATTGGCTCTCGTAACAAATTTACAAACATtgtaaattatattaattgatTTGGGTTTCAATCTTTACTGCATCCACAGGAGTTGGGGAATACTTTCTTTAACCATTGCTTACTGTTGGCAACTCTATACTCTGTGGATTCTAGTTCAGCTACATGAGGCAGTTCCAGGAAAGAGGTACAACAGATATGTGGAGCTTGCAGAAGCAGCATTTGGTGAGAATGAGTTCCAACATAACTTTtggctttttaaatttttctgaGCACCAAAAATTATGAATACTTCCTCTCCTACCTCAAAGCTGGTTATCGTATTCTACTTCTGAGTTGACAAACACACAAATGAATATAATGGCTGAGTACTTATTAAATAGTGCCTGATTGTTTGCATGTATACTTGTACTGACTTGCATGGATGATATTAATTACCACATTCATCACATAAACTCAGTCTCAGATGAGTAAAAAATACATGGATATTGCCCGTTTTGATTGATGCTCACTGCATATATGATAAATGGTCAATTATGAAATGTACTGTCATATGAAAGGATATTGGTTATCCCATCCCattgtccttttttttcccaaatttggtACTCACAACAATTAATGCTCTCAAACTAGCTGGTTGATCTATACTTCTGAAGTAATCTTGATCGCTGCTATGCTGCACAACTTTGAGTTTGTAAGAAGTAATCAAGCAGAAAAGGATTTGATGTTGCCCTTTACTGATTTTTCCCCCTAAGGATTTGTATATACTTCTGGAGATATGATCTTATTGTtcttagaataatggttaaatgattaaattcatcctTACCTAATAGTTTATGCTTTTGGGATAATCGGTAATTATCATTGGTATCATAGAAAGTGTTCCTAACAATTGGCAATTTAACAATCTACTGCTGATATTGTTCCTTGTGCAGGGGAAAGATTGGGTATCTGGCTATCCCTCTTCCCAACTGTTTACTTGTCAGCGGGAACTGCAACAGCTTTGATTCTTATAGGAGGGGAGACCATGAAACTGTTTTTCCAGATTGTTTGTGGGCCCCTTTGTTCATCGAATCCCCTTACAACAGTAGAGTGGTATCTGGTGTTTACTTCTCTATGCATTGTTCTATCTCAGCTCCCAAACCTCAATTCTATTGCTGGACTTTCCCTCGTAGGGGCTGTGACAGCCATCACTTATTCCACCATGGTGTGGGTTCTCTCTGTAAGCCAACAAAGGCCACCCACAATATCTTATGAACCCCTTCCAATGCCGTCCTTTGCTGCTTCTGTCTTCTCTGTAATGAACGCACTTGGGATTGTTGCCTTTGCTTTCAGAGGCCACAATTTAGTTCTAGAGATTCAGGTATGCACTCTGAGTCCTGAAAggatataaattcatttttttactttagaAACAA is a genomic window of Quercus lobata isolate SW786 chromosome 2, ValleyOak3.0 Primary Assembly, whole genome shotgun sequence containing:
- the LOC115974245 gene encoding lysine histidine transporter-like 8, with translation MEERPETELISIPATPRASTPEIQTPSGQRSPRPASNKEGKSSTAWTPSSFISPRFLSPIGTPMKRVLINMKGYLEEVGHLTKLNPQDAWLPITESRNGNAHYAAFHNLNAGVGFQALVLPVAFAFLGWSWGILSLTIAYCWQLYTLWILVQLHEAVPGKRYNRYVELAEAAFGERLGIWLSLFPTVYLSAGTATALILIGGETMKLFFQIVCGPLCSSNPLTTVEWYLVFTSLCIVLSQLPNLNSIAGLSLVGAVTAITYSTMVWVLSVSQQRPPTISYEPLPMPSFAASVFSVMNALGIVAFAFRGHNLVLEIQATMPSTFKHPAHVPMWRGAKVAYFFIAMCVFPIAIGGFWAYGNLMPSSGILNALYGFHSHDIPRGLLAITFLLVVFNCLSSFQIYSMPVFDSFEASYTSRTNRPCSIWVRSGFRVFYGFVNFFIGVALPFLSSLAGLLGGLTLPVTFAYPCFMWVLIKKPTKYSFNWYFNWILGWLGIAFSVAFSIGGIWSMVNNGLKLKFFKPPN